Genomic segment of Drosophila ananassae strain 14024-0371.13 chromosome 2L, ASM1763931v2, whole genome shotgun sequence:
GCCTACGATGTGGCGCCACCACCGATAGAGGAGACCAACCGCTACTACTACACCATCTGCAGCAATCCCATATTCGACGAAGTGCCGCCGGGCCACTTTCCGAACAGCGAGTCCATGCATATGTGCGTCGAGCGGGTGGCGCCGATGTGGCAGGAGGTCCGCCAGGAGCTTCTCAAGGGCTCCAAGGTGCTGATGGTGGTCCACGGCACCGTGGCCCGTGCCCTCGTCCAGCTGATCGAGGGTGAGACCAGTCTTAGTTACCTATCCTGGAAATAgtgttaaatattataatttggaATCTCCTTAGGCCTCTCCAACGATGCCATTGAAAAAATCAACATCGCCAATTGTGTGCCCCGCGTTTACGAGTTCGATCTGACCACGGGCAAGTTGATCGGCGGTGGCATCAACCTGGGGAATCCCGACTACATCAAACGCAAAGTGGCCGAGGTGGCCGCCATCGGGCAGTGATCTGGGAACTGATATTCCAATCGATGATTTATGGCAGTCACTCCGATTCTAAGTTATGCTACGTAACCCTGTGTCTTTGCTGGATGAAGTCTGAGTTGTTTGGATTTAAgtcttaaatattataaatttaatttattttgtctAACCTATCAAAtattttgggccaaaaatatatacattttatacTAAAAATggtttgattttcttttttgaaataCAGCTATTTTGGAAGAAGAGTTTTGAAAGAGTTTTAAACTCAAAAAGTTGTTAAGATTTAAATATGATATTCtttactattttatttaataatttaataccTTTAATATTAGAATCAATCCTTAAGAGAGTacatatttgtttaaattacTTGAAATTATTAAGGATTATATTTTCTAAATAGTTATAGTCTTGCATTTAATTATTCTTCGAACTAGAACCtattaaatgcattttataATACTTTCAGTTGTTGCCACACACTGTGGCAGCCGCAGCCCAATGCCAGATCAGTAGTAACTCGGTTCGTTGTAGAGCGGACTCAGGTTGTTCGGCAGGATATAGATGTCCTCCGGACGCCCGTTGAAGACGAAGGGACGTTTCAGGGACGTGAGCTTGGAGTCATGCTGCGGAGCCGGCATCGAGGCCAGGCCGAAGCCCTGCGTGGATCCTCCATAGCCGCCCATGGAAGAGGACCCGGACATAGGCCTGTAAGGGTTACTTGGAGTTGGTGGCCTCATTCCGTATCCCCCGCCGCTTCCCAAGCTGGGAGGAAGGTGTCCCAAGCCCTCAGAGGGCGAACCATTGACCTGGTAGATCCCAGAGGGCTTTCCATTCGCCAGGAAGTTTACTGGTAGATTGAAGACGGATCCGAAGGCGGAGAACGAGGGCATCGGCTGGTATGTGAGGAGCGGGGAGAATCCTCCGCCGAACGGAGAGGTCGGCATGTTGGGCAGGAACATGTACGGCGTGGGCGGCAGCCGGACGTGGTAGATGGGCGAATTGCGGGCAGCCGAGGAGTGACTGGCCGGGGGCCGACGTCCGCCCGCCGCTCTGGACATGACCACGTCTTCGAGGTCGTTGCTGGCGCCCGGGAATGCGGGGTAGAACATGTCGGGAGCCAGGTAGAGGGGGAAGGGTATCAGCACCGGCTGGGCGTATCCAATAAAGGGCAGCATCTTGGGCATGGGCTCGTACGGATTAGCCGGAATCCCTGGCGCTGCGGCATACGGACTCCACGGATAATTCGCTGACGTGGGCAGTCTGGACTCCTGCTTAGGTTCCTGCAACATCTGATACGGATCATGCTCGTCTTCGTCCTCTACCTTCAGCTCCTGTTGTTCCGTGTCCTGGACatactgctgctgctcctgatgcTGACTTCTTGTCTGCTGACCTGGCTGCGGGGATGGCACCACCAGTGGCTTCTGCTGGCCTTGCTTCTTCACCAGTTGAGACAGATTGGCCGCCTGCGATCCAGCGAGTAGCTGCTCCAGCACCAGAACTCCCAAGAAAATGCTCCACATATGGCTGGCCATTTAAGTTTGTAGCTGTGGATGGGATGTGAGTTAAGTCTGAGCTGATCTGCGGATGACCCCGAACCAGCCAAGCTAATCAGCATGCCTCCAGATAGTTTCTCACACTCCAATTGCGCAACGGGGCGGAGTTTCCCCCAATAAAGTGGGCAAGTGTAAACAACGGAGTATATGGATTACCACGGCTGGTTAAGATCGGGGCGAGAAGCTTCAAAGTTTACAAATTAGATAATTTTGTTGCCAAGAATTTTTTTAGAACTTCACTCACTTTAGTTACTATATTTAGTTTATTCACTTTATACAGACACTTTATTTACTACTTACCTTATTTTTGAATCACAGGATAATGGTATAAGTCCTTTTGAAATCGGAAATCTTTCTGAAGGGCCCCTGCTCGCAGAGGCGTCCAACTGGAAGTGCGATCGCGGCCAGAATCTGGGCTTTTTATATGGCCAGAGAAGAATCTGCGCCTGCGCCCCTCAGTCGACGTCGGCGCAGAAGCTGGCGGCGGC
This window contains:
- the LOC6501218 gene encoding 2,3-bisphosphoglycerate-dependent phosphoglycerate mutase isoform X2 is translated as MFKFLKSKLSQFIPKLNRLVIVRHGESDFNIGNRFCGWHDAPLSAIGVKEALTVAVPALLQSKLEFDVVYTSVLSRSRETADMILSNMNCSYVPVKEDWRLSERHYGNLTGERKREVANTYGEDQVMQWRRAYDVAPPPIEETNRYYYTICSNPIFDEVPPGHFPNSESMHMCVERVAPMWQEVRQELLKGSKVLMVVHGTVARALVQLIEGLSNDAIEKINIANCVPRVYEFDLTTGKLIGGGINLGNPDYIKRKVAEVAAIGQ
- the LOC6501218 gene encoding 2,3-bisphosphoglycerate-dependent phosphoglycerate mutase isoform X3, translating into MREFEASQFIPKLNRLVIVRHGESDFNIGNRFCGWHDAPLSAIGVKEALTVAVPALLQSKLEFDVVYTSVLSRSRETADMILSNMNCSYVPVKEDWRLSERHYGNLTGERKREVANTYGEDQVMQWRRAYDVAPPPIEETNRYYYTICSNPIFDEVPPGHFPNSESMHMCVERVAPMWQEVRQELLKGSKVLMVVHGTVARALVQLIEGLSNDAIEKINIANCVPRVYEFDLTTGKLIGGGINLGNPDYIKRKVAEVAAIGQ
- the LOC6499366 gene encoding uncharacterized protein LOC6499366, with amino-acid sequence MASHMWSIFLGVLVLEQLLAGSQAANLSQLVKKQGQQKPLVVPSPQPGQQTRSQHQEQQQYVQDTEQQELKVEDEDEHDPYQMLQEPKQESRLPTSANYPWSPYAAAPGIPANPYEPMPKMLPFIGYAQPVLIPFPLYLAPDMFYPAFPGASNDLEDVVMSRAAGGRRPPASHSSAARNSPIYHVRLPPTPYMFLPNMPTSPFGGGFSPLLTYQPMPSFSAFGSVFNLPVNFLANGKPSGIYQVNGSPSEGLGHLPPSLGSGGGYGMRPPTPSNPYRPMSGSSSMGGYGGSTQGFGLASMPAPQHDSKLTSLKRPFVFNGRPEDIYILPNNLSPLYNEPSYY